The following coding sequences are from one Frigoribacterium sp. Leaf415 window:
- a CDS encoding Gfo/Idh/MocA family oxidoreductase, translating to MSAVEPLRVGIVGYGLAGRVFHGALLAADPAWQVDAVVTRDPDRAGQAAAAHPEAEVVADIDELWRRGLDLVVVATPNDTHVETATRALRAGAAVVVDKPLATSAADARGLVELAESLGRPLTVYQNRRWDGDFLTATRLTGSGELGDVHTVESRFEPWKLENRAGWKRRATPADGGGILFDLGPHLVDQVMRLLGPIRAVHAEIATRRPTGTADDDVFLSLEHEGGRRSRLAMSHVAALPGPRFRVLGSAGAYEVHGLDPQEAQLASGLEPTDPAYGVDAGDRRGVVSAGGTRRDETTDPGRYPAFYSRLAGTLAGEGELPVDPWDAVRALEVIEAARRSADEGRVIRL from the coding sequence ATGAGCGCCGTCGAGCCGCTGCGTGTCGGCATCGTGGGCTACGGACTCGCGGGGCGGGTGTTCCACGGCGCGCTGCTGGCCGCCGACCCGGCCTGGCAGGTCGACGCCGTCGTCACGCGCGACCCCGACCGTGCCGGGCAGGCCGCCGCGGCGCATCCTGAGGCCGAGGTCGTCGCCGACATCGACGAGCTCTGGCGCCGTGGACTCGACCTGGTCGTCGTGGCCACCCCCAACGACACCCACGTCGAGACCGCGACGCGTGCCTTGCGGGCCGGGGCGGCCGTCGTCGTCGACAAGCCGCTCGCGACCTCGGCCGCCGATGCCCGCGGGCTCGTCGAGCTCGCCGAGTCGCTGGGCCGTCCGCTGACCGTCTACCAGAACCGGCGGTGGGACGGCGATTTCCTGACGGCCACGCGCCTCACGGGGTCGGGCGAACTGGGCGACGTGCACACCGTCGAGTCACGCTTCGAACCGTGGAAGCTCGAGAACCGCGCCGGCTGGAAGCGTCGGGCGACCCCGGCCGACGGCGGGGGCATCCTGTTCGACCTGGGCCCGCACCTCGTCGACCAGGTCATGCGACTCCTGGGGCCAATCCGGGCGGTCCACGCCGAGATCGCGACCCGCCGCCCGACCGGTACGGCGGACGACGACGTGTTCCTGTCGCTCGAGCACGAGGGCGGTCGGCGGTCGCGGCTGGCGATGAGCCACGTCGCAGCCCTGCCCGGGCCGAGGTTCCGTGTGCTGGGGTCGGCGGGGGCGTACGAGGTGCACGGCCTCGACCCGCAAGAGGCCCAGCTGGCGTCGGGACTGGAGCCGACCGACCCCGCCTACGGTGTCGACGCGGGCGATCGTCGGGGCGTCGTGTCCGCGGGCGGCACCCGTCGCGACGAGACGACCGATCCGGGCCGGTACCCCGCGTTCTACTCGCGGCTGGCCGGGACCTTGGCCGGCGAGGGCGAGCTGCCGGTCGACCCCTGGGACGCCGTCCGGGCACTCGAGGTGATCGAGGCCGCGCGTCGTTCGGCGGACGAGGGACGCGTGATCCGCCTCTGA
- a CDS encoding NAD-dependent succinate-semialdehyde dehydrogenase, which translates to MSGPVVTAAERRRVVEAVPTGLFVGGSWGPSSSGDTIDVVDPATGEVLVAVADATPADGLRALDAAVAAQDAWAATSPRHRSEVLRRAFDLLMQRRDDFALLMTLEMGKPLDESLGEVTYGGEFLRWFSEEAVRVSGRYGTNPEGTGRTTVLHRPVGPCLLITPWNFPLAMATRKIAPALAAGCTVVVKPAELTPLTTLAFAALLAEAGVPDGVVNVVTTLSANDVCEPLIRDPRLRKLSFTGSTPVGSTLLTQASEQVLRTSMELGGNAPFVVFDDADLDAAVEGAMQAKFRNVGQACTAANRFIVHESVADEFTARVVERVRGLRVGAGTDDGVSVGPLIDDRAVDKADRLVRDAVDRGAVVETGGHPVDGPGTFFEPTVVSGVVPGSEILTTEIFGPVLAISTFRDEAEGVHLANDTEFGLVAYAFTRDLARGQRLAERLQTGMLGLNVGVVSNASAPFGGVKSSGLGREGGAEGIHEYLETVYVLTPDPFAGA; encoded by the coding sequence GTGAGCGGCCCGGTCGTGACCGCCGCCGAGCGTCGTCGCGTGGTCGAGGCCGTGCCCACCGGTCTCTTCGTGGGGGGCTCCTGGGGTCCGTCGTCCTCGGGCGACACCATCGACGTCGTCGACCCCGCCACGGGCGAGGTCCTCGTCGCGGTGGCCGACGCGACTCCCGCCGACGGCCTGCGGGCCCTCGACGCCGCGGTCGCCGCGCAGGACGCCTGGGCGGCGACGTCTCCCCGTCACCGCAGTGAGGTGCTGCGCCGCGCCTTCGACCTGCTGATGCAGCGGCGCGACGACTTCGCCCTGCTGATGACGCTCGAGATGGGCAAGCCGCTGGACGAGTCGCTCGGCGAGGTCACCTACGGCGGCGAGTTCCTCCGCTGGTTCTCGGAAGAGGCCGTGCGCGTCTCGGGTCGCTACGGCACCAACCCCGAGGGCACCGGGCGTACGACCGTGCTGCACCGCCCGGTGGGCCCCTGCCTGCTGATCACCCCCTGGAACTTCCCCCTCGCCATGGCGACCCGCAAGATCGCGCCCGCCCTCGCGGCCGGCTGCACTGTGGTCGTCAAACCGGCCGAGCTGACGCCGCTCACCACCCTCGCCTTCGCCGCCCTGCTCGCCGAGGCGGGTGTGCCCGACGGGGTGGTGAACGTCGTGACGACGCTGTCGGCGAACGACGTGTGCGAGCCCCTGATCCGCGACCCGCGCCTCCGGAAGCTCAGCTTCACGGGGTCGACGCCGGTCGGCTCGACGCTGCTGACCCAGGCCTCCGAGCAGGTGCTGCGCACCTCGATGGAGCTCGGTGGCAACGCCCCCTTCGTGGTCTTCGACGACGCCGACCTCGACGCCGCGGTCGAGGGTGCGATGCAGGCGAAGTTCCGCAACGTGGGCCAGGCCTGCACGGCGGCCAACCGGTTCATCGTGCACGAGTCGGTCGCCGACGAGTTCACCGCCAGGGTGGTCGAGCGCGTGCGCGGACTCCGGGTGGGCGCGGGGACCGACGACGGGGTCTCCGTGGGTCCGTTGATCGACGACCGGGCCGTCGACAAGGCCGACCGGCTCGTCCGCGACGCGGTCGACCGTGGGGCGGTCGTCGAGACCGGCGGCCACCCCGTCGACGGGCCGGGCACGTTCTTCGAGCCGACCGTCGTGTCGGGCGTCGTCCCCGGCAGCGAGATCCTGACCACCGAGATCTTCGGTCCGGTCCTGGCGATCTCGACGTTCCGGGACGAGGCCGAGGGCGTCCACCTCGCGAACGACACCGAGTTCGGGCTCGTGGCCTACGCCTTCACCCGCGACCTCGCCCGAGGGCAACGGCTGGCCGAGCGGCTGCAGACCGGCATGCTCGGCCTCAACGTCGGCGTGGTGTCGAACGCCTCGGCGCCGTTCGGCGGCGTCAAGTCGTCGGGCCTCGGCCGCGAAGGCGGTGCCGAGGGCATCCACGAGTACCTCGAGACGGTGTACGTGCTGACCCCCGACCCGTTCGCCGGCGCATGA
- the trpS gene encoding tryptophan--tRNA ligase encodes MTKPRLFSGMQPSADSLHVGNYIGALQQWKSLQTTHDALFCVVDLHAITVPQDPAALRAQIRGTAAQYIAAGIDPAQSTLFIQSHVPAHTQLAWVLNTLTGFGEASRMTQFKDKAAKQGSDAASLGLFAYPTLMAADILLYQAEAVPVGDDQRQHVELTRDLATRFNSRFGETFVVPEATIQKESARIYDLQSPESKMSKSAATDSGVVWMLDEPSRTAKKIKSAVTDAEREIRFDRGAKAGVSNLLTILSSFSGDSVADLEERYAGRGYGDLKKDVAEVVVETFAPVRTRALELLDDPAELDRILAVNADRANEIAQATIDTVYDRIGFVRKA; translated from the coding sequence ATGACCAAGCCCCGTCTCTTCTCCGGCATGCAGCCGTCCGCCGACTCTCTCCACGTCGGCAACTACATCGGCGCCCTGCAGCAGTGGAAGTCGCTGCAGACGACGCACGACGCCCTGTTCTGCGTCGTCGACCTGCACGCCATCACCGTCCCGCAAGACCCCGCGGCGTTGCGTGCCCAGATCCGTGGCACCGCCGCGCAGTACATCGCCGCGGGCATCGATCCGGCGCAGTCGACCCTGTTCATCCAGTCCCACGTGCCGGCGCACACGCAGTTGGCCTGGGTCCTCAACACCCTGACCGGGTTCGGCGAGGCCAGCCGCATGACGCAGTTCAAGGACAAGGCGGCGAAGCAGGGGTCCGACGCGGCCTCGCTCGGCCTGTTCGCCTACCCGACACTGATGGCGGCCGACATCCTGCTGTACCAGGCCGAGGCGGTTCCGGTGGGTGACGACCAGCGTCAGCACGTCGAGCTCACCCGCGACCTCGCCACCCGGTTCAACTCCCGCTTCGGCGAGACGTTCGTCGTGCCCGAGGCGACGATCCAGAAAGAGTCCGCACGCATCTACGACCTGCAGTCGCCCGAGTCGAAGATGAGCAAGTCCGCGGCGACCGACTCGGGTGTCGTGTGGATGCTGGACGAGCCGAGCCGCACCGCCAAGAAGATCAAGTCGGCGGTCACGGACGCCGAGCGCGAGATCCGCTTCGACCGCGGGGCCAAGGCGGGGGTGTCGAACCTGCTCACCATCCTGTCGTCGTTCTCGGGCGACAGCGTGGCCGACCTCGAGGAGCGCTACGCCGGTCGCGGCTACGGCGACCTGAAGAAAGATGTGGCCGAGGTCGTCGTCGAGACCTTCGCACCCGTCCGAACCCGGGCGCTCGAACTGCTCGACGACCCGGCCGAGCTCGACCGCATCCTCGCGGTCAACGCCGACCGGGCGAACGAGATCGCCCAGGCCACGATCGACACCGTGTACGACCGCATCGGCTTCGTCCGCAAGGCCTGA
- a CDS encoding MFS transporter encodes MSVPTVDPSTSSAPTTNKRSRVIVASLIGTSIEFYDFYVYATAAVLVFPTIFFANDDPAVARLASFAVFGVAFIARPVGSIVFGHFGDRIGRKGTLVASLLTMGIATVLIGCIPAGTTPGWAVAGPACLVVLRFCQGLGLGGEWSGAALLATENAPANRRAIYGTFPQLGAPIGFIIANLLFVLLNTTLTEEQFLAWGWRLPFLASAVLVIIGLYVRFKLIETPAFQKVVDSGNVATLPLARVFRSSWRPLLLGTFIMLATYTLFYLMTTFTLTFGTADAAGDPAGLGIPRTQFLWMLILGVVFFGIFTLVSGPLAERYGRRAMLICVTAGILVFGFTFAPLFAAGALGAQALLIIGFVLMGLTFGPMGAVLPELFPTSVRYTGSAISYNVASILGAAVAPFIAVALWTAAGGSTWLVGLYLSSMAVLTLVALVLSRETRDIDYDTAG; translated from the coding sequence GTGTCCGTACCCACCGTCGACCCGTCGACGTCGTCCGCCCCCACCACCAACAAGCGCTCGCGCGTCATCGTCGCGAGCCTCATCGGCACCTCGATCGAGTTCTACGACTTCTACGTCTACGCGACCGCCGCGGTGCTCGTGTTCCCGACGATCTTCTTCGCCAACGACGACCCCGCCGTGGCGCGGCTCGCCTCGTTCGCGGTCTTCGGCGTCGCGTTCATCGCCCGTCCGGTCGGGTCGATCGTCTTCGGACACTTCGGCGACCGCATCGGCCGCAAGGGCACCCTCGTGGCCTCGTTGCTGACGATGGGCATCGCGACGGTGCTGATCGGCTGCATCCCGGCCGGCACCACGCCCGGCTGGGCGGTCGCCGGCCCGGCCTGCCTCGTCGTGCTGCGCTTCTGCCAGGGCCTCGGCCTCGGCGGCGAGTGGAGCGGCGCCGCGCTGCTCGCGACCGAGAACGCCCCGGCCAACCGCCGAGCGATCTACGGCACGTTCCCCCAGCTGGGTGCGCCCATCGGGTTCATCATCGCCAACCTGCTCTTCGTGCTGCTGAACACGACCCTCACCGAGGAGCAGTTCCTCGCCTGGGGTTGGCGCCTGCCGTTCCTGGCGAGCGCCGTGCTGGTGATCATCGGCCTCTACGTGCGGTTCAAGCTGATCGAGACGCCGGCGTTCCAGAAGGTCGTCGACTCGGGCAACGTCGCCACCCTGCCGCTCGCCCGCGTGTTCCGGTCGAGCTGGCGTCCCCTGCTGCTCGGCACGTTCATCATGCTGGCGACCTACACGCTCTTCTACCTGATGACGACGTTCACGCTGACGTTCGGGACGGCCGACGCCGCGGGCGACCCGGCGGGTCTGGGCATCCCGCGAACGCAGTTCCTCTGGATGCTCATCCTCGGCGTGGTGTTCTTCGGCATCTTCACCCTGGTGTCCGGGCCGCTCGCCGAGAGGTACGGTCGCCGCGCCATGCTCATCTGCGTGACGGCGGGCATCCTCGTCTTCGGCTTCACGTTCGCCCCGCTGTTCGCGGCCGGGGCCCTCGGGGCGCAGGCACTGCTCATCATCGGCTTCGTCCTGATGGGGCTCACCTTCGGACCGATGGGGGCCGTGCTGCCCGAGCTGTTCCCCACGAGCGTGCGCTACACCGGCTCGGCGATCAGCTACAACGTGGCCAGCATCCTGGGAGCCGCCGTGGCCCCGTTCATCGCCGTGGCGCTCTGGACGGCGGCGGGCGGCAGCACCTGGCTCGTGGGCCTCTACCTGTCCTCGATGGCGGTCCTGACCCTCGTCGCGCTCGTGCTCAGCCGGGAGACCCGCGACATCGACTACGACACGGCCGGCTGA
- a CDS encoding ABC transporter ATP-binding protein: MSSDTRARTTTSDGQEARVDPPAAPRSRWGRRPQPEGPRATFRQLLPYLFEHKKVMAFIIVLSVLGAAASLGQPLLVQQVISAVQQGVTLGPLVWALVALVVVAGLISGFQHYLLQRTGEGVVLSSRRRLVGRMLRLPISQFDTRRTGDLVSRVGSDTTLLRAVLTQGLVEAIGGSLTFVGALVGMFLIDPVLLGLTVLVVAVSVVVVVLLSGRIRVASRQAQEKVGDLTAAVERAISSVRTIRASGATDREIVAVERDAEGAYQRGLQVARISALVVPISSVALQVSFLVVLGVGGYRVASGAIEIASLVSFVLFLFLMIMPLGQALGAVLSVNQALGALGRIQEILDLPSETDGDERLAAEVATREVGAGDGPDTGDDIAVRFDDVHFRYPDSPVATGTATGDSRVSDEPGHDSGVGPVDDDLTVLRGVSFSVPVGKRTALVGPSGAGKSTILSLIERFYDPTSGAVRVGGADVRTLDRGDLRSRIGYVEQDAPVLAGTIRDNLTLGSPEATDDDCRRVLEAVNLTAVLERGDQGLDAQVGEDGVMLSGGERQRLAIARTLLNAPPILLLDESTSSLDGLNEQRLREAIDAVAENRTLIVIAHRLSTVVDSDQIVVVEAGRVVGVGTHSELVQTTPLYKDLAKHQLLV; this comes from the coding sequence ATGAGCTCCGACACACGCGCGCGCACGACGACGTCCGACGGGCAGGAGGCGCGGGTCGACCCACCGGCCGCGCCCCGGTCGCGCTGGGGTCGCCGCCCGCAGCCCGAGGGACCCCGTGCCACGTTCCGTCAGCTGCTGCCCTACCTGTTCGAGCACAAGAAGGTCATGGCCTTCATCATCGTGCTCAGCGTCCTGGGTGCCGCGGCCTCGCTCGGTCAGCCGCTGCTCGTGCAGCAGGTCATCTCGGCCGTGCAGCAGGGCGTGACGCTCGGGCCCCTCGTCTGGGCGCTGGTCGCGCTGGTCGTCGTGGCCGGGCTGATCAGCGGGTTCCAGCACTACCTGCTGCAGCGCACCGGCGAGGGGGTCGTCCTCTCGAGCCGTCGTCGCCTCGTCGGACGCATGCTCCGGCTTCCGATCAGCCAGTTCGACACGCGCCGGACGGGCGACCTCGTGTCGCGGGTCGGCTCGGACACCACCCTGCTTCGGGCCGTGCTCACCCAAGGGCTCGTCGAGGCGATCGGCGGCAGCCTGACCTTCGTCGGCGCCCTGGTCGGCATGTTCCTGATCGACCCGGTGCTGCTCGGACTGACCGTGCTCGTCGTCGCCGTCTCGGTCGTCGTCGTCGTGCTGTTGTCCGGCCGCATCCGCGTGGCGAGCCGCCAGGCGCAGGAGAAGGTGGGTGACCTGACGGCCGCCGTCGAACGCGCCATCAGCTCGGTCCGCACGATCCGCGCCTCGGGCGCCACCGACCGCGAGATCGTGGCCGTCGAACGGGACGCCGAGGGCGCCTACCAACGGGGACTGCAGGTGGCGCGCATCTCGGCCCTGGTCGTGCCGATCTCGTCCGTCGCACTGCAGGTGTCGTTCCTCGTCGTGCTCGGCGTCGGGGGGTACCGGGTGGCGAGCGGTGCCATCGAGATCGCCTCGCTCGTCTCGTTCGTGCTCTTCCTCTTCCTCATGATCATGCCGCTCGGTCAGGCGCTCGGTGCCGTGCTCAGCGTCAACCAGGCCTTGGGGGCGCTCGGGCGCATCCAGGAGATCCTCGACCTTCCGAGCGAGACCGACGGGGACGAGCGCCTCGCGGCCGAGGTCGCGACCCGCGAGGTCGGTGCCGGCGACGGTCCCGACACGGGGGACGACATCGCCGTCCGCTTCGACGACGTGCACTTCCGCTACCCCGACTCGCCCGTGGCCACCGGGACGGCGACGGGCGACTCGCGGGTCTCCGACGAACCCGGCCACGACTCGGGCGTGGGCCCCGTCGACGACGACCTCACGGTGCTGCGTGGCGTGAGCTTCTCGGTGCCCGTCGGCAAGCGCACGGCCCTCGTCGGCCCCTCGGGAGCCGGCAAGAGCACGATCCTGTCGCTCATCGAGCGCTTCTACGACCCGACCTCGGGTGCCGTGCGCGTGGGCGGGGCCGACGTCCGCACCCTCGACCGGGGCGACCTGCGGTCCCGCATCGGCTACGTCGAACAGGACGCACCCGTGCTCGCCGGGACGATCCGCGACAACCTCACCCTGGGTTCGCCCGAGGCTACGGACGACGACTGCCGTCGGGTCCTCGAGGCCGTGAACCTGACCGCCGTGCTCGAACGCGGCGACCAGGGTCTCGACGCCCAGGTGGGCGAGGACGGGGTGATGCTCTCCGGGGGCGAACGCCAGCGCCTGGCCATCGCCCGCACGCTGCTCAACGCGCCGCCGATCCTCCTGCTCGACGAGTCGACCTCGAGTCTCGACGGTCTGAACGAGCAGCGCCTCCGCGAGGCGATCGACGCGGTCGCCGAGAACCGCACGCTCATCGTCATCGCCCACCGACTGTCGACCGTGGTCGATTCCGACCAGATCGTCGTCGTCGAGGCCGGCCGCGTGGTCGGCGTGGGCACCCACTCCGAACTGGTGCAGACGACGCCGCTCTACAAGGACCTGGCGAAGCACCAGCTCCTCGTCTGA
- a CDS encoding GNAT family N-acetyltransferase — protein sequence MLPFVLASPTLELVVPSAADVPAIVDACRDETLQRFTTVPVPYGRSDAEFFLRRIVDDGWATGREFTWGLRRPGSGLLEGVISVRLRSSDVGFWTAPASRGHGLMTQALGLVADWAFGAGGLRELFWEGYVGNDASAAVARRTGFTYQGVGPGLHPDRDGGHPLCWKARLRPGDARVARPGWPDLGRPGTRPGRSTEYPVADGVDSLTDAVDGVVRPSPTAYAPARDRSVPEAP from the coding sequence GTGCTGCCGTTCGTGCTCGCGTCACCGACCCTCGAGTTGGTGGTGCCGAGCGCGGCCGACGTGCCGGCCATCGTCGACGCCTGCCGCGACGAGACGCTGCAGCGGTTCACCACGGTGCCCGTCCCGTACGGACGGTCCGACGCCGAGTTCTTCCTGCGTCGCATCGTGGACGACGGGTGGGCCACCGGGCGCGAGTTCACCTGGGGGCTGCGCCGCCCGGGGTCCGGCCTGCTCGAGGGCGTCATCAGCGTGCGGCTCCGGTCCTCCGACGTCGGCTTCTGGACGGCCCCGGCCTCGCGGGGTCACGGCCTGATGACCCAGGCCCTCGGCCTGGTGGCCGACTGGGCCTTCGGTGCCGGCGGGCTGCGCGAACTCTTCTGGGAGGGCTACGTCGGCAACGACGCCTCGGCCGCCGTCGCCCGTCGCACGGGCTTCACGTACCAGGGTGTCGGACCGGGGCTCCACCCCGACCGTGACGGGGGCCACCCCCTCTGCTGGAAGGCCCGCTTGCGACCGGGCGACGCGCGGGTGGCGCGACCGGGCTGGCCTGACCTGGGGCGTCCCGGGACCCGCCCCGGCCGCTCGACGGAATACCCCGTCGCCGACGGCGTTGACTCCCTCACCGATGCCGTCGACGGCGTCGTCCGCCCGTCCCCCACCGCGTACGCCCCGGCGCGCGACCGTTCCGTCCCGGAGGCCCCGTGA
- a CDS encoding isochorismatase family protein: MTRALFVIDVQNDFTEGGALGVTGGAHVAQAVTDHLRAHRDRYDLVVASRDWHAPDGDNGGHFSAEPDFVDSWPTHCVQGSTGADYHPDLDTALVDVHVLKGDGRPAYSLFDGFVDDGRPFGDVLAATGVDEVDVVGLATDHCVRASALDAVTAGLGVTVLTDLVAGVAPAPSEAALAELRAAGVRTVPSSDVVDGSTGVPA; the protein is encoded by the coding sequence ATGACCAGAGCACTCTTCGTCATCGACGTCCAGAACGACTTCACCGAAGGAGGCGCGCTCGGGGTCACCGGCGGCGCCCACGTCGCGCAGGCGGTCACCGACCACCTCCGCGCCCACCGCGACCGGTACGACCTCGTGGTCGCCAGCCGCGACTGGCACGCGCCCGACGGTGACAACGGCGGCCACTTCAGCGCCGAGCCCGACTTCGTCGACTCGTGGCCGACGCACTGCGTGCAGGGTTCGACCGGTGCCGACTACCACCCCGACCTCGACACGGCCCTCGTCGACGTCCACGTGCTCAAGGGCGACGGCCGACCGGCCTATTCGTTGTTCGACGGGTTCGTCGACGACGGGCGACCGTTCGGTGACGTCCTCGCCGCGACGGGCGTCGACGAGGTCGACGTCGTCGGTCTGGCGACCGACCACTGCGTCCGGGCCTCGGCTCTCGACGCCGTCACCGCCGGGCTCGGGGTGACCGTGCTGACCGACCTCGTGGCGGGTGTGGCGCCGGCTCCGAGCGAGGCCGCCCTGGCCGAGCTGCGCGCGGCCGGCGTGCGCACGGTCCCGTCGTCCGACGTCGTCGACGGCTCGACCGGGGTCCCGGCGTGA
- a CDS encoding enoyl-CoA hydratase/isomerase family protein has protein sequence MSVVAPTVLTHVDRGVGVLTLNRPQKINAVTLEMLGLVEQALDAWEDDPRVSSVLLRGAGPRGFCAGGDIAWIHANATTDPRRSVEMWRREYRGTLRLARWSKPIVSLLDGIAMGAGIGLGGHVTLRIVTERSSVGMPETRIGLSPDAGGSFLLSRAPGELGTHLALTGRAMTAADALHTGFADLFVPSSELTRVLPALADGGPEAVRALGADSGPSDLAGAAEWIDDAYRGDEARAIVRRLRDLSASGLGDAGAVADDLEAASPTSVVLSLEARRRAARLPDLEAVLGQELGIVTSLAASPDLVEGVRARVIDKDRRPRWTPPTLAEVDVAATLATVDWTTRL, from the coding sequence ATGAGCGTCGTCGCCCCCACCGTCCTGACCCACGTCGACCGCGGGGTCGGTGTGCTCACCCTCAACCGCCCGCAGAAGATCAACGCGGTGACGCTCGAGATGCTCGGGCTCGTCGAGCAGGCGCTCGACGCCTGGGAGGACGACCCGAGGGTCTCGTCGGTGCTGCTGCGGGGCGCCGGGCCCCGGGGGTTCTGTGCCGGGGGCGACATCGCGTGGATCCACGCCAACGCCACGACGGATCCGCGACGCAGCGTCGAGATGTGGCGGCGCGAGTACCGGGGAACGCTGCGTCTGGCGCGCTGGTCGAAGCCGATCGTGTCGCTCCTCGACGGCATCGCGATGGGCGCGGGCATCGGGCTCGGCGGTCACGTCACGCTCCGCATCGTCACCGAACGCAGCTCGGTGGGCATGCCGGAGACCCGCATCGGGCTCTCCCCCGACGCGGGCGGCAGTTTCCTGCTGTCGCGGGCCCCGGGCGAGCTCGGCACCCATCTCGCCCTGACCGGTCGTGCGATGACGGCTGCCGATGCTCTGCACACGGGCTTCGCCGACCTGTTCGTCCCGTCGTCCGAGCTGACGCGGGTCCTGCCGGCACTGGCCGACGGAGGCCCCGAGGCCGTGCGGGCACTCGGCGCGGACTCCGGACCGTCCGATCTCGCCGGGGCGGCCGAGTGGATCGACGACGCCTACCGAGGCGACGAGGCCCGGGCGATCGTGCGACGACTCCGCGACCTCTCGGCGTCGGGCCTCGGCGACGCCGGAGCCGTGGCCGACGACCTCGAGGCGGCCTCGCCCACGTCGGTGGTGCTGTCCCTCGAGGCGCGACGCCGGGCGGCTCGTCTGCCCGACCTCGAGGCGGTGCTGGGGCAGGAACTGGGGATCGTCACCTCGCTCGCCGCGTCGCCGGACCTCGTCGAGGGCGTCCGCGCCCGGGTGATCGACAAGGACCGCCGCCCCCGATGGACACCGCCGACCCTCGCGGAGGTCGACGTCGCCGCGACCCTCGCGACGGTCGACTGGACGACTCGCCTCTGA
- the ribD gene encoding bifunctional diaminohydroxyphosphoribosylaminopyrimidine deaminase/5-amino-6-(5-phosphoribosylamino)uracil reductase RibD, translating to MRRAVSLARRGPARGVNPQVGCVLLRPDGSTAAEGWHRGAGTPHAEVDALSHLAPGEARGLTAVVTLEPCDHVGRTGPCSVALIEAGVSRVVHAVADPGASSGGGADRLRRAGVEVVDGVLADEAAEMARRWLVTARTGRPFVTLKWASSLDGRTAASDGSSRWITGTAARQHVHEQRAAHDAILVGTGTVLADDPSLTARGDGGELLPDQPLPVVVGTRAVPADAALRRHPRELVETGTHDLEAVLDDLGRRGVRSVFVEGGPTVASAFVRLGLVDDYVVYLAPTLLGGPRTALDDLGVDHIDGQRRLRVTDAHPLGDDLVVVARDTPRRHA from the coding sequence ATGAGACGGGCCGTCTCGCTCGCTCGACGCGGACCGGCCCGCGGGGTCAACCCCCAGGTCGGTTGCGTCCTCCTGCGCCCCGACGGCAGCACGGCGGCCGAGGGATGGCACCGGGGTGCCGGCACCCCGCACGCCGAGGTCGACGCCCTCTCGCACCTCGCCCCCGGCGAGGCCCGCGGCCTGACCGCCGTCGTCACGCTCGAACCCTGCGACCACGTGGGCCGCACCGGGCCGTGCAGCGTCGCCCTGATCGAGGCGGGCGTTTCCCGCGTCGTCCACGCCGTCGCCGATCCCGGCGCGTCCTCCGGTGGCGGGGCCGACCGGCTGCGACGGGCGGGTGTCGAGGTGGTCGACGGCGTGCTCGCCGACGAGGCCGCCGAGATGGCTCGCCGCTGGCTGGTGACGGCCCGGACGGGCCGACCCTTCGTGACGCTCAAGTGGGCCTCGAGCCTGGACGGCCGCACCGCCGCGTCCGACGGCAGCAGCCGGTGGATCACCGGCACCGCGGCGCGGCAGCACGTCCACGAACAGCGGGCGGCCCATGACGCGATCCTGGTGGGCACGGGCACCGTGCTGGCCGACGACCCCAGCCTGACCGCCCGGGGCGACGGCGGAGAACTGCTCCCCGACCAGCCCCTGCCCGTCGTCGTCGGCACGCGCGCCGTGCCCGCCGACGCCGCCCTGCGCCGGCATCCCCGCGAGCTCGTCGAGACGGGCACGCACGACCTCGAGGCCGTGCTCGACGACCTCGGACGCCGCGGGGTCCGCAGCGTGTTCGTCGAGGGCGGGCCGACCGTGGCGAGCGCGTTCGTCCGGCTCGGACTCGTCGACGACTACGTCGTGTACCTGGCGCCCACGCTGCTCGGCGGCCCCCGGACCGCCCTCGACGACCTCGGCGTGGACCACATCGACGGGCAACGACGACTGCGCGTCACCGACGCGCACCCCCTCGGCGACGACCTGGTGGTCGTCGCCCGCGACACCCCCAGGAGACACGCATGA